In the Nilaparvata lugens isolate BPH unplaced genomic scaffold, ASM1435652v1 scaffold8845, whole genome shotgun sequence genome, AAACCCTTCGACCAATTACTACTAcatcaggccccacaactggaGCTCCAATGAACTATGACGTCATTACATGTAGATCACTGATCTACTGGCGGTAGgcaagcgaaataagagcgctgatACTTGTTATTACATCTGATACGGTAACCATCGAAATTTGTATTACGAATTCTATTTTCACGgtctattatttcaataaatatagtTTGTTTATCATAAATCTAATATTTGTCTGTGGAAAGTAATGGTGAATGGAGTTTTAAATCATGGGATTCTGTTGTTGTGTACCCAACTGTCGCGGGAATTATCAGAAGACTTCAAAAGTTTCTGTATTTTCTTTTCCgaaagatgaaactttgaaaagaaAATGGATACAAGCGATAAGAAGGAAGAACTTTAATCCTACAAAATCTTCAAAGGTAAgttatcatattttaattttaattgccTCAAGTTTTCCTGCAAAGGCTGCAAAACAGACATTCATTAATAAGCATAGctactttgaaaaaatcaaaattcatcaTAAGTTTATCATAACAGACAAgcgtgtttttatttttttggaattttttttccgaAAATCTTCAATATGTCTGCATTTTATGCAGAATTACTCTGTAGTTTCTCAACTAATTATGTTTATTcagttattatttgaaaaatgtttatcaGTTAAAATATCTATTTTTGTAAGAATATTAAAGTAAGCTAGATGTGTTGAGAAATTTTTCATCCTAATTCATAAATTTGTTGATCAGTGGAGAGCAGGGATGAGAGGAGAGAAATGGAGGACCTTTTCTTGACAGGTTTAATAAAGTGGCACCTTTGTTTCAGGTATGTGAAAAGCACTTTGATGATAGGGATATCATCAAAGTAGTAAGAGCATACAACGAGCATGGAGAAAATCTGGAAGCCAAACTCGATAGAGTCAAGTTGAAAGAAGGTGCAATTCCCAGATTCTTTCCCAATTG is a window encoding:
- the LOC120349224 gene encoding THAP domain-containing protein 2-like, with product MGFCCCVPNCRGNYQKTSKVSVFSFPKDETLKRKWIQAIRRKNFNPTKSSKVCEKHFDDRDIIKVVRAYNEHGENLEAKLDRVKLKE